DNA sequence from the Cryptococcus decagattii chromosome 5, complete sequence genome:
CCCCAACCATATCCCTCAACCGATGACCAAGAGTAGGTTTTGAcggtggaggaggtggtTTCAGTATACCCTTTTTGGGCGGTAATGGACGCCTTTTCGGCGGACGCGGCAGTTCTTGAGGTGCTTTAGGCTCCTCCTGAGGCTGAGACTGGGGCATTGATCCAGACTGCGGTTGTTGTTCGAGCTGAGTTTGTTGTGGCTCAGTCTGCGGTTCCGGCTCTGACTGTGCTGTCTCGAGTTGCTCTTTCTCTTGTCCACTTGCCTCTCCGCCTACATGCTCATCGCTCACCCGTGGAGGGTCTTGCGTGTGTTGCTgttcaccttcttccatgGTGGTCTGAGTATACATACATCTGTACAGCCCGCGTAAATGCCCGCTTCACAAATAGAGATCATACGCGGTGGATCGTCATCCGCGCCTATAGGATAATTTACGTAATGTCGATCATAGGCACCAGTAATCTTTGCACTCGCATCCATTGTTCGCTTTCCCACTCATCGAAATCGAATTGGAGTGTATAACATTTATTTCGACAGTACGCCCACCATGACAACAAATCTATACGCTATAGCAGGTCCTTCAAAACCCACAACTCCAGCATCAACCCCTTCTCCACGCTCCGAACCGCCTTCACCACTCAAATCACTCACATCACTTCCCGCACACCCGCTCAATCCGCATGGCACGTCAGCCTCCAACGCACTCACGAATCAGTCTTCAAGCACAGGAATAGGCATTTCCAAACCAGGACTAAGCGTggatgagaatggagagGTCATGAAAGTGCCCGCGTTCTTGAACAAGCTGTATACGATGGTCAGCGATTCAGAGGTGGATGACTTAATTTACTGGTCGGAGAGTGGAGATTCATTTTTCGGTACGTCAATTTTCGTTGACAATGtatctccttttccttgatATGTATGTTACCAAGTTAACAAAAACACAGTGCCGAACGCAGAGCTATTCGGGAGGGAACTCTTACCGAGATGGTTTAAACATTCCAACTTTTCAAGTTTTGTCCGTCAACTCAACATGTATGGGTTTCGTACGTTCATTCATGTCTTCCTCTATCTTTATATCATCAAACTTATGTTTCGACATCTAGACAAAGTCCCCCACCTTCAGTCTGGCGCCCTGAAAAATGAGACGCCCATCGAATTATGGGAGTTCGCAAACCCCTATTTCAAACGCGGCCAACCGCAGCTTCTCACTAAAGTCACTCGCAAAAATAACCGGCCTTCAAACCCTGGCGTTggatcttcatcttccgtcGGAGGTACCGGCtctggaggaggaatgaATACCCGCTCCGCATCTGCTGCAGCTGCCTCTGGCTCTGCTTCCGGGCAAATCCAACATGCCATCGGTCAAGGCCACGAAGCTGGTAATCATTCCGCTTCAGGAAAATATCTTATCACAGATGGTACCACCCCTGGCTCCGCCCCTTCTCCCCACGCCTCTGCCGGTCCACTGGTCGGCCCTCAAACCCTCGACCTTTCGGCGATCAACTCTGGTATCGCTGCCATACGCCAAACCCAAGCATCCATCGCTACCGATCTCCGTAAGCTCCAGGCATCGAACGAGGCACTTTGGAGGCAGGCATATGAAACGcaggagaagcagaggaaacATGAAGAGACAATTGATTTGATTGTAAGCTTTTTAGAGAGGTTGTTTGGGACAGAAGGAGAGGGTTTGAAGGGTTTGAAGGAGGCGATGAGAAGGGGAGTTGGAGTGAGAAGGGATagggaagggagagaaggtaGGGATTCAAGGGATTCGAGGTTtgcggaggatgaagatggaggacagaagaagagaaggagggtagGAATCGATAGGATGATTGAGGGTGGCATCGGTGATGGAATAGACGAACCCGTTGCGATTGAAAGCCCCCCATCAGACAACGATCGCCTTGTCGAAATTGGGTCCAACTCGGAATAttccatcccttccatCAAACGtacatcctcttcccacccaCTTTCCCTTGGCCAACTCGGTTCCTCCCGATTTTCCGCACTGCCTTCCGAAgagccttctccttcagcCTCTCGATCGGGATCAACACCTTATGAATGTCTTCGCACCACGCAGTCTAATGCCCGTGGGGGTGGAGCGGACGTAGGGAACGACCCAACATTAGGGATGAACCACCTTTCCCCCCTATCCGATATtgaccctcttctcccatcatcatccaacGCCCTTGCGCCATACTCCTCTCacctccccttcccttcctccaaCCCTAACCCATCCTCCGCATGGGCTTCCAACCCCTCCCAACCCTTGCTCTCACCAACATCCGCCGCAGCCGCTGCACACGCGTATAACCTCGATCCTTCTTTGCTCCAAACCACGATCGGGAGTTTACTCCAAAGTCCTGCAGCGGCGCAAATGTTTTTAAACTCGTTGAACGCCAGTGCGCAAGGCCAGGCTTTGGCTTCGCAGCCTAATCCTCATAATCCATCCCCCTTGAATCCGAACCCAAACGCAAAGGCGAACCCGAACGGCAACGTCTCCATCTCTGCCTCTGCTCCTGGCATTAACGCCGGAGGCAATGGAACGGGATCAGGAgccaaagatcttgaccCAACTCTCgccctcttctcccccctcccctcccATTCCGCACTCACCTCCCAATCCAACGACCTTTTGAAATCCTACAATGATGCCCTCGCCGTCGGGGATGGGGTTGACAATTTACAAGAGAGTATCGATAGTTTGGTGAGGAGTATGGGGTTGGATTTGCCTCATGGTGGATCTTCCGCGGGTATCGGTATCGGCGATGGGACTGGAAGTGGGACGGGAACAGGGGAAGTGGATGGAGAGTTTAATGTAGATGAATTCTTGCAGGGCTTGGCGAAggaaggtgaaggggaagggggagaagaaaaagaaggggaaaCTGAAGTAAGAGTGGATGGGGGGGATGCAGCTGGAGCATTAGGTTCGGGCGCACACACAGGCACGGGACatggagggaaggaagatgtaATTGCCCAAAGCGGACTCAAGTCAAAAAGCTAGGTTGAAGATTCCCAACACGATTCGACAATTTGATAAATTTGTTTTCTACTCAAGTGTTTCCATAGCTCGACTGACTTTGCTCAGTCACTTAAATACAGATACAAAGGAGGTGATTTTAGAGTCTCCTTGGCATATGACATAATGTaaatataataataatcaAAAGTGGCTTTGTTTTCGCTGTTGCATACGCCTAATTCCTATGTGTAAAAGAGTTCAACCATGCATAGGCCCATAAACACTTCCTTTTGCCCTGCAACCAACACCACATCCGTGCTTGATAATTTTCTAATCTTGGACTTCTGACCAACATATTGCTACCAGCAATCTGGCCGTGGCCCGCAATTTCTTTTTGTCTTTCAAATCAAAGGCCTATACATCAGAAGCAATCGCACTAACTCATTCATTTCCCCAAACATCAGGTCGTTTGTTTGGTTAGGCATAGGTTAGTCATGTACACTTGACAGGAAGACTGAGATATAAAAGCAACAGTAAGTCAATATGCTAAATCTCTACCTGGCAGCGTTTTGCATATAGTCAGTATTTGAAGCGGTTGTTTTCTTCTACTTGATCGTATGTACAATTCTTCCATAATCCACATACCGCTATTATCCCCCCATCACAGTCTTTTTATCAACATAACAAAAACGTCATGGCTCACGCAATGAATCGCAAACTTGTATCGATCGCTATCAACCTTCATCAGCCTCCTGACTTGAAAGGATACGTGTAGCTTACGGTGGCAAGCAGAAAGCTGAGGTTTCTGAGTGTATTTGCAATTGCGATAAGCAGCTCCTGATAGCTCTGATTAGGTCGTTTGTTGAGAGCTGAGATGAATGCCTAAGTCGAGCGTTAGCTAGGTTATCTGAACAACGTGggaagaaggcaggaaGCGGACGTACGTAGGACATGGCTCCAGTGGcttcgccatcttcctGAACATCCGCGCTCTACGCACCGTTAGTTTTTGCGTATTGCTATATGATCGCTGTCGAAAAAAGCTCACAGTCTGGTTGTCCTTACATCGTTACCACATGACAACATCAGCAGGGCTCGGATTCGTTTTCTTCGTCTTTTCTCCAGCTTTATTGGCGGCCCACGCGCTTTTTGCGGCTCCAAACAAGCTCGTCATGATCCCCCTGTATCTCCTCGAAGCATACCCATACCGGCTCCGAGAAGACCTTCAGAAGCCTCGGCGAGAAGATCGGGTCCTTTGACGGTCCCGTCGGTGGCGTACTATAAAACATTAATTTGGTTCGAGCATAAAGCATGGAAGAAAGTTCGCACAACGTAAGATCCAGGACGGTTGCAGAGTGACAAGAATCGAATATTGCGGTGAGACGGCATCCCGAAGGGAGAGGGCGAACAAGAAGCTCGTGGCTAATGTAATGTGAATCAGCCGTCAAATAACAAGAACGAGATGCAGTTCTCCTCACACTGTGATATATCATTAGCTGCAGCTCTTTGTTGAGAGTATGGTGGGATAGGCTTACTGTCGTCATCAATAAGCAGACTAGCAGTTTCATAATCAACTGGGCAGATTGCTTGAGTTTTTCATCAGCCACTTGTAAAATCAAGGTGCATATAGAATAATCACCCTCATCCTGGCCATCTTGCTCATCGCCATCGATAGGTGTCATGTCCAGAACTACACGTGGTCAGTTCCTGGTCGTACCGTTTTGAATTACCCACTAACGGAAGAACAAAGCATCGTCTCTCTGAGCTCCATCAACAAGCCACTTCATTGCCTTGATTATGTTGTCCCTCGTCGGCATAGTCCTCGCATCCTTCATGTCATCGGTGAGCATAACAATGTCGTTAAGCTGGTAGCCGTATCGCTCCGTAATAAACTTTTGAACATTGTGGACGTCGTTTATACAGCCAGCTAGCTGATCGGATCCAGTATAGTTTATACCGATCTATTATGCACGTTGTTAGTCTCCTTCTGCCAAACAGATAGACAAACACACAAACAGAGCCTTCCTCCTACCATTACACCTGGAATACTCAAAGTATGCCTGAGCAACTTGGCCGGTTTGCCGGTCGTAGAATTCAGGGCCGAAATGTTGAGGGTGAGGCCTTCCATTGTCGTCTTTATTTGCCCGATAGCTACTGCCATATTGTTGCTGACCAGCGTAAGGAGCTGGCCAAGGGGCATATCCGGCATTGCTATAACTTTCAATGAGCTACTAGAGATAGAAGGAATAAATAAAGGGTCTTACGTCGGCTCGTACtgctgaggaggaggcCCAGGGTGAGGATAACCGCCACCGTATCCTCCATTACCGTATTCATTCCCTCCGTGGTCTTGCTGTTGGTAGAGATAACCCTCTTGTCCATACATATTCTGATTGTAACCAGCTTGTTGATAATAATTCTGATAGCCGTTGTACCTGTTTTGGTGCCTTTCATGTCCATGAGTATACCCGTGATATCACTTATGGGAAAACGCTTACCGTCCAGAAGAGACTCACCCGTTCGATTCTCGTTCTGAGCGATACCCAAATCCTCATGAcgtccatcttcttccgaaCGATCGCCGTGATATCTGACATTGCTACTGCTGCTGCTACTGCGATCCGGAGATTGGGGTGGCGACTCGTATCTCTCGCACTCACGCtcgtcgtcttcatctttgtATTCGACCTCACCCTCCCCCTCTTGGTTGTACTTTTCTTCATAATCAGACATTGCAGGTGGGTTGGGGCGAAACGAGATTCAATTGAACGGCCAAGCGGCAATAAGTATGCAGACTGTACTGAATATGAAGCGAGACAGATGCTGCGCCAAGGACACAGGCCAAACACACAGCCTCAAAGGAAGGAGTGCACAAAGAACGCCGTGCACAAAGAACGCCGAGACGACGAGGAGCGACTCCGGCAACTGATAGTCTGAGGAATGCGTTCCAGTAAATGCATACAACGCCGATTGTTCAATCATCCGAAGGACGCCACATGCGCCACTCAGCCATTATTCCTGTATAAAGATGGACTCACGCAGTCGTGTACACATTCCGAAAAGAGATCAATTGACAGACTGAAATTTCTCTTCGGCCCAGATAGGTTCGGCACATACAATACGTCCTTTGGGCCTTTCGGCTATTGCAAGCAGCTGAACAATTCCATTTTCGAACAGGGAAGGCCCTATGGTAGCTTCTGGAAAGCATATTCATGCATTGAATGTGGCTGAGAATCTAGAGAGTGCAAGCTATGATCCCAATTCAACTATTATTATCGCCATTCGGTTGATTTGTTTGTAAAGATAACCCCATTTCTGAGGGTGAGTGATCTCGATCTCCTTTTTACTTTGGATAACTTATCTTAATCCGCTCCCTCTGCATCATCATACAAAGGGATCAAGCCCTCGATCACCAAGCCCGACCTACGGATCCGTCATGATTTTGTGATTAGTCCTAACTCGATGAGTGCGACTGCTGAACGGACGAGTCTCACTGTCTATGAGTCATGTTTAACTGGACTTTGGATATTTGGGTGCAATCAACGTCACTTCTGCCTACCTTTCACGCCTTCATCCCTATATGGCCCTTCATATCCCTGTGTCTAATTCCGTCATCTTTTGATGCTTCTTGGGAAGTTTATCGAGAACCCTTGCGCAAATGTCGGACCGCCCAATGACAGTCAGCCTGACTAGACAATAACGTAATACATTGAACTTAACAACCTGCTTTCTACGATCTATCATGACCTCAAAAGTCAAGCTTCTCTTGCGTGATATCATACCCCATCAATTTCGCATCCCTGTAATACCCTTTCGAGCCCAATACTCTCAAAAACGCCCAAATCGACCACTTTCTCAGCCACCACCCCAGAGCACCACTCAGCTCAAACCTGGATGCACTACTTTGCCTCGTTAACGACCTTATCGACTGAAACCGTgttctccttgtcctctcAAAATACTCGAACAGTTTCTCATACCCCTTTTCTACCGCTGGCTCATGTGCGAGCAAGCGGGCGAGGAATCCGGCATCTTCGATTGCTTGTGATGCGCCCTGCCCCGCCGAAGGAGGGATCGCATGTGCCGCGTCACCGATCAGGCAGATTCGTTTACTATGCCATGTTGGGATATCAGGTATACTATAGGGTGGCCAGACTTTTCCTTGACCTTCCTCTAGGCTCGCTATCAGACTTTTCACAGGTTCGTAGTCTACCCCTTCATAATCCGCCTTGGTAGCTCTCACGCAATCCCCACTAGTTTCGTACTCCTTCCAGCCCTCTTTCGATCTTTCGGGGACTGAACGTTGGGCGATCCAGCCAATGGTTTCGCCAGAGGGGTCAatgggaaagaggagaagaaggccagGAGGGGTGTAAATGGCAGCTGGGAGAGTCATATTAGGAGGAATATTAATTACTGAGCGCGGGGTAGTAGCCCAAAGACCGACGAGGCCTTCGTAGACTGGAGGAGGGGATGCTGGGCCGAGGAGTTGTTCTCGGACTTTGGAGTAAATGCCATCTGCGCCGATGAGAATATCGCCTGCTTCCAGTGTTAGATAATATACTTCACTTGTGATAGGTGATCAACCAACCTTCCCCGTATGTACCGTCAGCGAAAGTAACTTTAACACCATGctccccttcttccaccttctcaCATACTTTCCCATACTGGATGCTCACCATCCCCTCCATCGCGTGACAACGGCCAAGCAGCTTGCTATGCAGTGCTGTACGGGTAACTCTCACCCCTCTATAACCCCAttcatcgtcatctccATTGACCATTGCCCCTAACCACAGGCCATCACTAGAGTATATATTAATATTATCATACTGATAACCGGCATTGAGGATGTCATCTTTCATGCCGAGAGTTTTGTCAAGCACGCAGAGGGCATTaggagagatgatgagcgCCCCTCCTTCATTACTAGCAAAAGGGCGGATCTCGTAGACCGTCGATCGGATATTATGACGTGCGAGGGCGATGGCTAGAACTGGCCCACCAATTCCCCCTCCTACGATGAGTACATGCTTGGCCAGTGTGAGTGGTGTCATGATAATTAACGAATTGTCTTTAGCAGTGATATGAGTGGACCAAGCCGCGAAGTATGAGGTGTATTGTGGATCATTTTTTTGATTGTTGGGGGGATCTTAACGTCTTGATATATCAGTTAGCCAGATGGTCCGGATCCGTTGCTAGCATTCTTTGGTCAGATGCTGATTATGGGACAAATGAACATACCCTGCCACCAAAATGGCATTGGAGTGAAGAGGCTAACTTAATTGGGCGCTCCCTTCAGCATCTGCGATGACTCAGTGTCTTTTGAAGCAGAGCTACATCGTCTTTCCTGAGATTCAGAACGAACCTTGCAACTGGATATTGGGCGGATCCGGAATTCTTTTATTTGGATGCATTCAGGTTGCCTGCTACGGTGTTGACAAGTTAAGATCCGGATATCATGGCAGATCTAGATGAAGAGCCTCTTTCTGAACCGGACTTCCCAGATCTCAAATCAAGGCTTTTAGACTGCTACATCTACATAGAATCACGGGAAGGGGGAGTGGAACGAGTTTTATAATCGAAGAAAATGACAATGTTTCTGACATGTAGCTGTCCGCTGCCGAACGAAACAGCCATTCACAACTTTTCTATCCTCAAACTTGTACATTATACACACGCGTGCAAACACTTCTGATCTGACATCCAACAACGATCAACCATAACAATGTCTCTCTTTGCAACCTTGACAGCTCCCCAAGTTACCTCGCTACTTTGGCAAATGAGGGATTTCGGAGTAGCATCCTCACAAAGATCAACATAACAATGAGAAACCGTGGACGACCTAGACAGTCTTTACCAAATAGTTGAAGGGCTGGGATCTGTAAAGTCACAGGTAGTAGGAATCCAGAGAACGCAAAATACCCTTCACAGAGAACGCCCGCTTCGGCAGCAGATGTTCTTTGCATTGCGACAGGAGGTCCTTTCCGGAGTACTGATACCCAGGTTTGGAACTATAAATTGGAGGATTAGTCAACGTTGCTGGCAATCTCGATAAGAAACAACTTACAGTCCTAGTTCTCCCTTTGACGTTATTGGGCAGCTTTTTAGTTACCCTCCGTTGGATGGTTCGTTTCTTTACCTAGCTGAGCTTCAGAAATAGTTCCAAACCCCTATGCGCCTAGTCCTGTTGATCCAGATCTGCGCCAGGTGGTGCTTATCTAGGTGACAGGACTTATAAGGCGACTTCTACAAGATTTTGGTTTCTGCCAGCTGAAGGCCGATGGGTACAACGACAATCGCGCATTGACACGCGAATTCGCATAGTACTGCACAAAGAAGATCGAGAAAAGAACGAAACTGTTTCGCCTGAAGAGGACGCAGGAGAGGAGCCGCGCACAATGCTGCTAATCACTGTTCTTAGTTATCGGGACCAATTTTGCCCGCAGACATGCAAAGTGAGATCATGGGACATGGGAATTTCACAATATCTACCATAATACGGACGCCCTTTCATTAAATGATAATATTAAGTCGACGGTTATATCATAGCGGCATGATCCATCATCCGCAAGCTTAAAGATGCAAATGGTGATTACCATCGATTATACGTAAAGATGGGTGTTATGATGCCCGTCGGCTACTACTAAGACGGACTATTTATTAATAGATGTATTCATTTGATTACCCATTCCTCATTTCCCGCGCACCGTCCAAATCACGGATATTACGAACGCGACCATCTCGGTAAATAAGATGACTTCGACAGAAATCTCCACCACCATGTGAGCATGGAACCAAGAATGAGGTGACGGAGCCCCTTTCGTTCCAGAATCGCGCCTTAAAAAGGGGttatccttctttcccagTCCAGTTCGCCGTCCATCAGCAATTGTCCCGGACAAACTGCATACTACTTATCAAAGTCCAATCCGTAGCCTCAGTAAACTCAAATCTCATACTAAAGTACGCAATTCCTCAAAGTAACTGTTTCTTTGAGTCCGACCAACTGAAAAAGTGCCCTGCACATGTTCCTTCCTGGTGCGCGACTGCGTCAGCACCGCCATCGACCTTGGCGGGACCCAACCTAAGTCTCGAAGGGGCAGCGTCAAATGTTGAAGGGTTGTAGGCCCAGTATGCATGTACTCAATAAAGGCACCACAATGCATATACTAATTCATGCGTTTTATCGACTTCGGTCTCTCATTTTGGCCAGGAATATCGGGATGGAGCCTTCCTTTCGCAATTGTCGTCAAATGAATACGGCAGTAGTAAATTGGGAAGCTTTCAAGGTTATAGAATTTTTTGGGGGGCTTACGCCCCCGGACCCCCTTCTTTAAATACGGTAATACAACTTCTCATCCCGTTGCTCATTTCCAGAAGGGTCCTGTCGAAAGAAGATGCTCCTCTTAATACTGAAAACTGGTATTATAATAGGCTTGCAATAAGCTTAATTCTGATGGACACGATACGCAGTCAGAATGTTGAACGAGATTTGTGGGCAGGTACAGCATCTGATAATTGACCGCTTCGGCATGCATGATAGATAATGCTATAGATAGATTTTTGACGTAAGAAGGCAGAAACGTGATTTTTTTCAACAACGAACGTTCTCCACAGTCGTCGTCACTGTCTGTGCCGCAGTCTCGACTTGCTTcgttctttctctttcgcATAATCGCTTttcattctccttttcttccttcaatGTCTCCTTTGTAAATATCTATATCCCCACATCTGGTGAAGAAGCGTCAATGCTTCGACGTAACTATACCCCGACACCACTAGGCTACGCCGTCCTTATTTTTCTCGCTCTAATCACTCTTTACTTTCTCACGCCTGCTGActcatccatctctctcctgCCATCTTCATGGTCATCCCAATCTGACAAATGGGCAACACCGCACGGATctgttggagaagaaggagatgagcTCGATAGCCAGCCGCTCCCACTTTTGCCAAAAATCTACGCTTCCGAATTCCCTGATCTGAAACTCCCCCCATCACTACGTGCCTCACCAAAATTCTACGCTCTCAATTCTCGCCTCGTATCGTTCCTCTCACGGCCCGTTCTTTCTCACTCGGCCGCATCACAAGCAAATTTGGAGGGTTGCCCATCAGAGTTGAGTGATAAACTTGTAAATCCTGATCAGTATGCTGGTGATGGTTGGTTCTGGAGGGATGAGGTTGATGAAGCGGAGATTGTGAGACGGCGAGCGGATGTTGTTAGGTACTTGAGTGAAGCAGTGGAGAGGGGTGAACAAGTACTCGGCCAGGAGGGGGAGACGGGGAACGGGAGAGGGATTGTTTTGACAGGTGGTAACCAAGTACGTTGTTATGGCGTAGTTGGTGGTGGGAAACTTTATCGCTAACGCCAGAATAGGACACGACTCTCCGAACAATCACCGCCATCAAGCATCTTCGAAGACTAGGCGTCGACCTTCCCATCGAAGTGTTCCACTATTCGGACGAGCTTCATGATGAGGAGCAGCGGAAAGAGATTGAATTGCTTGGAGCCACATTAAGAGAGGCGAAGGGGCTCGAGAAGGTTGCCGGTGTATGGAAAGTGAGTCAACTGCTTAGTATCCCTTGAAGGAGCGCTTCTGAACAAGTTCGTTCACGCAGAACTGGCAAATCAAAGGTCTTGCTCTTGTCCAATCTTCGTTCCGTGAAATTCTCTATCTCGACTCTGACAACACCCCGCTTCGTTCCCCTTCACACCTGTTCGATGCTCCCATCTACACTTCCTCTGGTCGAGCAGCTTTTTGGCCTGATCTCTCCAAAGATCATCCGGACAATGCCATCTGGCGCCTGGTAGGCGAAACATGTTCCTTCGATCTTTGGACATTCGAAAGTGGGCAGATTGTGGTGGACAAAGCGGGCAACGATGGGATGAACCTTGCGGCGCTCATCATCGCTGctgggatgatgagggatAGGGATTTCTGGTTCCATATGTGCGGAGGG
Encoded proteins:
- a CDS encoding metacaspase-1 — encoded protein: MLSCGNDVRTTRLARMFRKMAKPLEPCPTHSSQLSTNDLIRAIRSCLSQLQIHSETSAFCLPPDRYKFAIHCRYVDYGRIVHTIK